The following proteins come from a genomic window of Acipenser ruthenus chromosome 44, fAciRut3.2 maternal haplotype, whole genome shotgun sequence:
- the LOC117398897 gene encoding zinc finger protein 436-like gives MRRVSETKEEMDICASSASLLEEELASAIEPAVKAAVLSVMSALAKFVDSKCAVFNLRLDQRDQEFESVRLRLEIAESELKAMRDGEYTNTGDKNFTQSFTNTETQYHGSDSIIAHGLPARDFSTLPVQPVRDPVPAAQTAVKSSRVLIQEDGSYSEQDLLMRGDDSEQRDHTSTAGWRRALKGPAERNALPHAEEGSKAESVPIQEELFDQEWCRSPEQAIELTSIEGEEETHALDPVHINEEIPGIEPVIIKEEVLELESDPIEEGGSDHFEKQQQIHTGEQLHLCLVCGKSLSTSTELKRHHRIHTGERPYCCTECGKSFNTCTELKRHHRFHTGEKLHHLKMHQKIHYGRKLYRYNGCEKSFTQLGNLTLHQRMHTGGKLYHCTDCAKDFNTAAELKIHQRSHTGEKPYRCSECEKSFKQVSRLKSHQRIHTGVKPYSCDHCGKRFTLSTDLKRHQRIHTGEKPYSCTDCEKSFNQISHFKAHQRVHTGEKPYSCDHCGKRFTRAGNLVSHLRVHTGEQSTHCAQ, from the exons ATGAGACGCGTCTCTGAAACGAAAGAAGAGATGGATATCTGCGCATCCTCCGCGTCTCTCCTTGAGGAAGAACTCGCCTCTGCTATCGAGcctgcagtgaaagcggctgtgctGAGCGTCATGTCTGCGTTAGCAAAGTTCGTGGacagtaaatgtgcagttttcaatcTCAGACTGGACCAAAGAGACCAAGAGTTCGAAAGTGTGAGATTGCGATTAGAAATAgcggagagcgagttgaaagcaatGCGAGACGGAGAATACACGAACACTGGCGATAAGAACTTCACACAATCTTTCACAAACACTGAAACACAATACCACGGGAGCGACAGTATTATTGCTCACGGGCTGCCGGCGCGGGATTTCTCCACTCTTCCAGTTCAGCCAGTCAGGGATCCGGTGCCTGCAGCCCAGACCGCAGTGAAAAGCTCACGGGTTTTAATCCAGGAGGATGGAAGCTATTCTGAGCAGGACCTGCTGATGCGAGGTGATGACTCTGAACAGAGAGACCACACAAGCACAGCGGGGTGGAGAAGAGCACTGAAAG GTCCTGCAGAGAGAAATGCTCTCCCTCATGCTGAGGAAGGGTCGAAGGCAGAATCAGTTCCCATTCAAGAGGAGCTCTTTGACCAGGAATGGTGCAGGAGTCCAGAGCAGGCTATAGAGCTGACATCTATTGAAGGGGAGGAGGAGACACATGCACTAGATCCTGTCCACATTAATGAAGAGATCCCTGGAATTGAACCGGTCATCATTAAAGAGGAGGTTCTTGAACTTGAATCTGACCCCATTGAAGAGGGGGGTTCTGACCACTTTGAAAAACagcagcaaattcacacaggagagcaaCTGCATCTCTGCCTGGTATGTGGGAAGAGTCTCAGTACATCAACAGAGCTGAAAAGACACCaccgaattcacacaggagaaagacCATACTGCTgcactgaatgtggaaagagtttcaatacctgtacagaactgaaaagaCACCATCGCTTTCATACAGGGGAGAAGTTACACCATCTTAAAATGCACCAGAAAATTCACTACGGAAGGAAGTTGTATCGCTATAATGGATGTGAGAAGAGTTTCACTCAGTTAGGAAACCTGACATTGCATCAGCGAATGCACACAGGAGGGAAGCTGTATCACTGCACTGACTGTGCAAAGGATTTCAATACAGCAGCAGAGCTCAAAATACACCAGCGatctcacacaggagagaaaccatatcgctgctctgagtgtgagaagagtttcaaacAAGTGTCCCGCCTTAAAtcccaccagcgaattcacacaggagtgaAGCCGTATAGCTGTGatcactgtgggaagagattcactcTGTCTACTGACCTGAAaagacaccaacgaattcacacaggagagaaaccttatagCTGCACTGATTGTGAGAAGAGTTTCAATCAAATATCCCACTTTAAAGCCCACCAGCGagttcacacgggagagaagccATATAGCTGTGatcactgtgggaagagattcactcGGGCAGGAAATCTGGTGTCACACCTTCGAGTTCACACAGGGGAGCAGTCGACTCACTGCGCTCAATAA